Proteins from one Streptomyces sp. NBC_00289 genomic window:
- a CDS encoding glycosyl hydrolase, translating to MNDQSAAHPRPGFRRRSLLGAAIGTAAAGALDWGAPAVAAANTATESGIERFNRASFVNPGRAVAPKFRWWWPDGLVQPDEIRREIDQIADAGFGGAEIAAVHHSVSDTSVLDTERHGWGGAAWVAGVEAALSQAARRGITVDLTIGPSWPAAVPGITPDSDAAVKELAYGTVTLTGGSSYSGAVPAPVYEAETGVTRQHLLLVQAARVDTANSTRKETGLDQDSVRDLTATVKDGTLNWTAPDDGTYVLISYWVRGSGQTPEAGPHTDPPAYVVDHFSAAGTRAVTDFWEAHILTPAVRRLLKISGGALFEDSIELETDGLQWTPGLPEAFEKHTGRSLLPLLPAVILGNSNQVFAFEAAATRQIRHDFWETVSTLFTKHHVTALRTWAHTLGLRLRSQPYGLQTDAIASAAILDIPEGESLGFKNLDDYRCLAGGRDMAGNTVLSCEAGAYAGGAYSTTWQKFLRTMGGAYAAGVNQTVIHGFSYTQLPGVNWPGYAAFTPYKGTAGYGESWGPRHATWKHVPDIAGCLSRVHEVLQTGRPRADVAVFRQTGYSATGIGASWFTASGITSGWTHQFLSGPLLDLPSATVRRGRLAPDGPAYKALFVEGDFFYGSSVTLALSDARALLRLARAGLPVVLLGAWDTVVPSGLPDSGETGELRSVVGRLLAEPLVRQVSDKTAVPAALAELGVRPDVTYATSSTLLNFHRVDDGVDYYYLCNGKHAETVKPAVAAIDHEVTLTRTTARSVPYLLDPWSGRIERIGRYTEDGDTVTVRVTLQPAQMLIVALGRPGLFGDRDGSRPHAVESEADEVRFTGTGLTVRASASGTYQTVLSQGRTVRTTLRDVPAATQLTSWQLHVEDWRPGSTATRTTVVEHDLDLDALLPWSQISELADVSGIGRYRTTVTLGESWSGGYGAHLELGAVTDTCRVTVNGHRLEPVDQIRPVVDLGGLLKQGRNVIEVEVATPLANRLRISDPAVYGGLTRAAYGLMGPVRLVPYGEARVG from the coding sequence ATGAACGACCAGTCCGCAGCCCACCCCAGACCGGGATTTCGTCGTCGCTCCCTGCTGGGAGCCGCGATCGGCACGGCGGCAGCAGGCGCGCTGGACTGGGGTGCACCCGCCGTCGCGGCCGCGAACACCGCCACCGAGTCTGGGATTGAACGTTTCAATAGGGCTTCGTTCGTCAATCCCGGGCGAGCCGTCGCTCCCAAGTTCCGCTGGTGGTGGCCGGACGGACTGGTGCAGCCCGACGAGATCCGGCGCGAGATCGACCAGATCGCCGATGCCGGTTTCGGCGGCGCGGAGATCGCCGCCGTACACCACAGCGTCAGCGACACCTCCGTCCTCGACACCGAGCGGCACGGCTGGGGCGGCGCCGCTTGGGTCGCCGGTGTGGAGGCCGCCCTGAGCCAGGCGGCACGGCGTGGGATCACCGTGGACCTGACGATCGGCCCCAGCTGGCCTGCCGCGGTGCCCGGCATCACCCCCGACAGTGACGCGGCGGTCAAGGAACTCGCCTACGGCACCGTCACGTTGACCGGTGGCAGTTCCTACTCCGGCGCGGTACCGGCCCCCGTGTACGAGGCGGAGACCGGAGTGACCCGGCAGCACCTGCTGCTGGTGCAGGCGGCGCGGGTCGACACCGCCAACTCCACCCGCAAGGAGACCGGCCTCGACCAGGACTCCGTGCGGGACCTGACCGCCACCGTCAAGGACGGCACCCTCAACTGGACGGCGCCGGACGACGGCACCTACGTCCTCATCTCGTACTGGGTCCGGGGCTCGGGCCAGACCCCCGAGGCGGGCCCGCACACCGACCCGCCCGCCTACGTCGTCGACCACTTCAGCGCGGCCGGCACGCGCGCGGTGACCGACTTCTGGGAAGCGCACATCCTCACGCCCGCCGTCCGCCGGCTGCTGAAGATCTCCGGCGGAGCGCTGTTCGAGGACTCCATCGAGCTGGAGACCGACGGACTCCAGTGGACGCCGGGTCTGCCGGAGGCGTTCGAGAAGCACACCGGGCGTTCCCTGCTGCCCCTGCTGCCCGCCGTGATCCTCGGCAACAGCAACCAGGTCTTCGCCTTCGAGGCCGCCGCCACCCGGCAGATCCGGCACGATTTCTGGGAGACCGTCTCCACCCTCTTCACCAAGCACCACGTCACGGCACTGCGCACCTGGGCCCACACGCTCGGCCTGCGACTGCGCTCGCAGCCGTACGGTCTGCAGACCGACGCCATCGCCTCGGCCGCGATCCTGGACATCCCCGAGGGGGAGTCCCTGGGCTTCAAGAACCTTGACGACTACCGCTGTCTGGCCGGCGGCCGCGACATGGCGGGGAACACCGTGCTCTCCTGCGAGGCGGGCGCGTACGCGGGAGGGGCGTACAGCACCACCTGGCAGAAGTTCCTGCGCACCATGGGCGGCGCCTATGCCGCGGGAGTCAACCAGACCGTCATCCACGGTTTCTCCTACACCCAACTGCCGGGCGTCAACTGGCCCGGTTACGCGGCCTTCACCCCGTACAAGGGGACCGCCGGCTACGGCGAGTCCTGGGGCCCGAGACACGCCACCTGGAAGCACGTCCCGGACATCGCCGGCTGCCTCAGCCGCGTGCACGAGGTCCTGCAGACCGGCCGGCCCCGGGCGGACGTGGCGGTCTTCCGGCAGACCGGCTACTCCGCCACCGGCATCGGCGCGTCCTGGTTCACGGCCAGTGGCATCACCTCCGGCTGGACCCACCAGTTCCTCAGCGGACCGCTGCTCGACCTGCCCTCGGCCACCGTGCGCCGCGGACGGCTCGCTCCCGACGGGCCCGCCTACAAGGCACTGTTCGTCGAGGGCGACTTCTTCTACGGCTCCAGCGTCACCCTCGCCCTCTCCGACGCCCGCGCCCTGCTGCGGCTGGCCAGGGCGGGCCTGCCCGTCGTGCTGCTCGGAGCCTGGGACACCGTCGTGCCGTCCGGTCTGCCCGACAGCGGGGAGACCGGGGAACTGCGGTCCGTCGTCGGCCGGCTGCTCGCGGAGCCACTGGTCCGGCAGGTGAGCGACAAGACCGCGGTGCCCGCGGCTCTCGCCGAACTGGGCGTGAGGCCCGACGTGACGTACGCGACCTCCTCCACCCTGCTCAACTTCCACCGGGTGGACGACGGCGTCGACTACTACTACCTCTGCAACGGCAAGCATGCCGAGACCGTCAAGCCCGCCGTGGCCGCCATCGACCACGAGGTGACCCTGACCCGCACCACCGCCAGGTCAGTGCCGTATCTCCTCGACCCGTGGTCCGGCCGGATCGAGCGCATCGGCCGGTACACCGAGGACGGCGACACCGTCACGGTGCGCGTCACTCTCCAGCCCGCGCAGATGCTCATCGTGGCGCTCGGTCGCCCCGGCCTCTTCGGCGACCGTGACGGAAGCCGCCCGCACGCGGTCGAGAGCGAGGCGGACGAGGTGCGCTTCACCGGCACGGGTCTCACCGTCCGCGCCTCCGCGTCCGGTACCTACCAAACGGTCCTGTCCCAAGGGCGCACGGTCCGTACGACGTTGCGGGATGTCCCCGCCGCGACGCAGCTGACCTCCTGGCAGCTGCACGTGGAGGACTGGCGGCCCGGCTCCACGGCCACCCGCACCACCGTCGTGGAGCACGACCTCGACCTGGACGCCCTGCTGCCCTGGTCGCAGATCAGCGAACTCGCCGACGTCTCCGGCATCGGCCGCTACCGCACGACCGTCACCCTCGGCGAGAGCTGGAGTGGCGGCTACGGCGCACACCTCGAACTCGGCGCGGTCACCGACACCTGCCGGGTCACCGTCAACGGCCACCGTCTGGAGCCGGTGGACCAGATCCGCCCCGTCGTGGACCTCGGTGGCCTGTTGAAGCAGGGACGCAACGTCATCGAGGTGGAGGTCGCCACCCCGCTCGCCAACCGGCTGCGGATCAGCGACCCGGCGGTCTACGGCGGCCTGACCCGTGCCGCGTACGGGCTCATGGGACCGGTCCGTCTGGTGCCGTACGGAGAGGCTCGCGTCGGCTGA